In Nitrospirota bacterium, a genomic segment contains:
- a CDS encoding UDP-glucose/GDP-mannose dehydrogenase family protein, with translation MHIAIVGTGYVGLVTGACFAEFGLFVTCIDKDEKKIHSLKKGLIPFYEPGLEELVKRNVQQGRLEFTTKIAKAVESSLVIFIAVGTPRRGDGSADLKYVEEVAHEIAKNMNGYKVIVTKSTVPVGTGKKLQEIISNNLKEKTDFDIVSNPEFLREGSAIEDFMRPNRVVIGAKSQQAIAIMRDLYKPLYLIETPFVITNIETAELIKYASNSFLATKISFINEIAKLCEKVGADVHMVAKGMGLDQRIGPKFLHPGPGYGGSCLPKDTNALLRMAEEHNVKLNIVDAVVRVNEEQRQHMVKKIKEAMTDLKGKTIAILGLSFKPNTDDIRDAPSLYILKELIKEDAYIRVYDPVVKDNDKRIKDRKLQNKNAEYSILNHKNIKFCKDPYDAIKGAIALIIVTEWNQFRNLDLERIKNLMRGPFFFDLRNIYEPQRVKDKGFEYYSVGRV, from the coding sequence ATGCATATTGCCATTGTCGGAACTGGATATGTCGGACTTGTAACAGGTGCATGTTTTGCTGAATTTGGTCTTTTTGTTACCTGTATTGATAAGGATGAGAAGAAAATACACTCGTTAAAGAAAGGTTTAATCCCATTCTATGAACCAGGACTTGAAGAGCTTGTCAAGAGAAATGTGCAGCAAGGAAGACTTGAATTTACAACCAAGATAGCCAAGGCTGTAGAATCTTCTCTTGTAATCTTTATAGCTGTTGGAACCCCAAGAAGAGGTGACGGGTCAGCTGATTTAAAATATGTTGAAGAGGTAGCACATGAAATCGCAAAAAATATGAATGGTTATAAAGTCATAGTAACTAAGAGCACTGTACCTGTAGGAACAGGAAAAAAATTACAGGAGATAATATCTAATAATCTTAAAGAGAAGACAGACTTTGATATTGTTTCAAATCCTGAGTTTTTACGGGAAGGCTCTGCAATAGAAGATTTCATGAGACCTAACAGAGTTGTAATAGGTGCGAAAAGTCAGCAAGCTATCGCAATCATGAGGGATCTATATAAACCACTATATCTAATAGAAACACCGTTTGTTATAACAAATATTGAAACAGCAGAGTTAATAAAGTATGCTTCGAATTCTTTTCTCGCAACAAAAATTTCTTTTATAAATGAGATTGCAAAGCTATGTGAAAAGGTAGGTGCAGACGTTCATATGGTAGCAAAAGGAATGGGTCTTGACCAGAGGATCGGTCCAAAATTCCTTCACCCTGGACCTGGATACGGCGGCTCCTGTCTTCCAAAGGATACCAATGCACTTCTTAGAATGGCTGAAGAGCATAATGTAAAGTTGAATATCGTTGATGCTGTAGTCAGAGTTAATGAAGAACAGAGGCAACACATGGTAAAAAAGATAAAAGAAGCAATGACAGACTTGAAAGGTAAAACTATTGCTATACTTGGCCTTTCATTTAAGCCGAATACTGATGATATTCGAGATGCTCCTTCCCTGTATATACTCAAGGAACTGATAAAAGAAGATGCTTACATAAGGGTTTATGATCCTGTAGTAAAAGACAATGATAAGAGAATAAAAGACAGAAAACTACAAAACAAAAATGCTGAATATTCTATTTTAAACCATAAAAATATTAAATTCTGTAAGGATCCATATGATGCAATAAAAGGTGCAATTGCACTTATTATTGTTACAGAATGGAATCAGTTCCGAAATCTGGACCTTGAGAGAATAAAAAATCTAATGAGAGGACCTTTTTTCTTTGACCTGCGTAATATATATGAACCTCAGAGGGTAAAAGATAAGGGATTTGAATACTATTCAGTTGGAAGGGTTTAA
- a CDS encoding glycosyltransferase family 39 protein — translation MIKTIKEDSHILRIIVLFLWVLCTLWVRPWTGDLRSDPLTYACIAKDMVEHNNWFSPMLDGQPYLNKPPLYFWLVALSFKTLGFSVYAAKLPSLIFATINVLLLYWIVYRFFKDYDLAFFSAFTFETTRWIIRNFATNRPESLLVFSFLLGWLALILIQERNRTGPYLLGISFAIGIMSKIFFALFPSLLFLFYGIVTKKIYQWLRWKHFYYGCLIGIILSLPWFIYFEKLHPGYIFYLIQEQTLNRITEGTDVSKDKLMYLKEFVMYYQPYLIFFLIGFFLLLRKLRIEQYLFIFIAIMLFFLPLQLSEGKSDRYLTLVTPFFSFVTAMGIVHFEKIKKIAKGVTIYGVIPVFIFFWITPVVTTSEKYQVINLAERLSKSDLRDYTDAFSFIRTAEGNKSADIQFIEWSIRPRGQEHRCALYFYLADSYVHWDNETFMRWVKEGNKPVVLITSKRSVKKLPQENVHWVELKRDKYDVLLIGIKK, via the coding sequence ATGATTAAAACTATTAAAGAAGATTCTCACATACTGAGGATAATTGTCCTCTTTCTGTGGGTTCTGTGCACTCTTTGGGTCAGACCCTGGACAGGCGATCTGAGAAGCGATCCATTGACATATGCGTGCATTGCCAAGGATATGGTTGAACACAACAACTGGTTTTCTCCAATGCTGGATGGACAACCCTATTTGAATAAACCCCCATTATATTTCTGGCTGGTTGCATTATCTTTTAAGACATTAGGGTTTTCTGTATATGCTGCTAAGTTACCTTCTCTTATTTTTGCAACAATAAATGTCCTGTTACTTTACTGGATTGTTTACAGATTCTTCAAAGATTATGATCTTGCATTTTTTTCAGCTTTTACATTTGAGACGACAAGATGGATTATCAGAAATTTTGCAACAAACAGACCTGAAAGCCTACTCGTTTTTTCGTTTTTACTCGGCTGGCTTGCATTGATTCTAATACAGGAAAGGAACAGAACAGGTCCTTATCTTCTGGGAATTTCCTTTGCTATAGGTATCATGAGTAAGATTTTTTTTGCACTCTTCCCCTCTCTGCTTTTCCTTTTTTATGGCATTGTAACAAAGAAAATATATCAATGGCTCAGGTGGAAACACTTTTATTACGGATGTCTTATCGGTATTATTCTGTCTTTGCCGTGGTTTATCTATTTCGAAAAATTACATCCAGGGTATATTTTTTACCTGATTCAAGAACAAACATTAAATAGAATAACCGAAGGTACGGATGTGAGCAAAGATAAACTTATGTATCTGAAAGAGTTCGTGATGTATTATCAGCCTTATTTAATATTTTTTCTAATTGGCTTCTTCTTGCTTCTGAGGAAGCTAAGGATTGAACAATATTTGTTTATCTTTATAGCAATAATGCTATTTTTTTTACCCCTTCAGCTTTCTGAAGGAAAGTCTGACAGATATCTGACACTTGTAACACCTTTCTTCTCTTTTGTTACAGCTATGGGGATTGTTCATTTCGAAAAAATAAAGAAAATAGCCAAAGGGGTTACAATATATGGAGTTATACCTGTTTTTATATTTTTCTGGATAACTCCTGTTGTGACAACTTCTGAAAAATATCAGGTTATAAACCTTGCAGAGAGACTAAGTAAGAGTGACTTGAGGGATTATACAGATGCATTCTCTTTCATTAGAACAGCGGAAGGAAATAAATCTGCAGATATCCAGTTTATTGAATGGTCTATCCGGCCACGTGGTCAGGAACACAGATGCGCTTTATATTTTTATCTCGCTGATTCATACGTGCACTGGGACAATGAGACATTCATGAGATGGGTAAAAGAGGGGAATAAACCTGTAGTATTAATTACCTCAAAAAGATCAGTAAAAAAGCTGCCACAAGAAAATGTGCACTGGGTAGAACTAAAAAGGGATAAATACGATGTTCTTTTAATCGGAATAAAAAAATAG
- a CDS encoding glycosyltransferase family 4 protein yields MNILFVNHSSSLTGATISCYHLMMGLKNDFVPVFATREYGPIIENLNKSGINTYIIEKKGFLGFHYILSFLKILKKHNVTLIHLNTLTPFCKYAAIAGYLCRIPIVWVVRENPLISRSRRLRFWLTSLASKIIFVDRDTKEKLFQNSRHNVDVIYNGVDINVFKPAESNFLFEKFNIESDKQLIGYIGLITKRKGIEYLIRAFGLIKEKTDNIKLIIIGEYKKSDESYFEEIKTIIKELSLENEVYFTGLLTDVRDALCSLDLVILPSLEERCSRSLLESLACAKAVIATKVGGNPEIVEDGVNGILVEPENEKQIAQAIIKLISNHELRRKMGENGRLKAVDKFNMEKHIQKMKNVFLEVLS; encoded by the coding sequence GTGAATATACTTTTTGTTAATCATTCATCTTCACTTACGGGAGCAACTATTAGCTGTTATCATTTAATGATGGGGCTTAAGAATGATTTTGTGCCAGTATTTGCTACCAGAGAATATGGCCCGATTATAGAAAATTTAAACAAATCAGGTATAAATACTTATATCATAGAAAAAAAGGGATTTCTCGGTTTCCATTATATCCTGAGCTTTCTTAAGATTCTGAAAAAACATAATGTTACACTTATTCATCTAAATACACTCACACCATTTTGCAAGTATGCAGCCATTGCAGGTTATTTGTGTAGAATCCCTATCGTATGGGTGGTTAGAGAAAATCCCCTTATTTCAAGGAGTAGAAGGCTCAGATTCTGGTTGACATCCCTTGCATCTAAAATTATTTTTGTCGATAGAGATACGAAGGAGAAGCTCTTTCAAAATAGCAGGCATAATGTAGATGTAATATATAATGGGGTTGATATCAATGTATTTAAGCCTGCTGAGAGTAATTTTTTATTCGAAAAGTTTAATATAGAATCTGACAAACAATTAATAGGTTATATAGGTCTTATCACAAAGCGAAAAGGGATTGAATATCTAATCAGGGCATTTGGTCTTATTAAAGAAAAAACTGACAATATTAAATTAATAATTATAGGTGAGTATAAAAAAAGTGATGAATCATATTTTGAAGAAATCAAGACTATTATAAAAGAACTTTCCTTAGAGAATGAGGTATATTTTACAGGTCTTCTAACAGATGTAAGGGATGCACTTTGCAGCCTTGATCTGGTTATTCTGCCATCTCTTGAAGAGAGATGCAGCAGAAGTTTACTGGAGTCTCTTGCATGTGCTAAAGCAGTAATTGCCACAAAGGTTGGTGGAAATCCGGAAATTGTAGAAGATGGAGTAAATGGTATTCTTGTGGAACCTGAGAATGAAAAACAGATTGCTCAAGCTATCATAAAATTAATCAGTAATCATGAGTTGAGGCGGAAAATGGGTGAAAATGGACGTTTAAAAGCTGTAGATAAATTTAATATGGAGAAACATATTCAAAAAATGAAAAATGTTTTTCTTGAGGTTCTTAGTTAA
- a CDS encoding glycosyltransferase translates to MEPLKILHVIPKLTIGGVENQLLMVLKNYNKNIYFPIVCCLSDKGDLGAEIESYGVKLICLNKLKHTFDWTIIRDIYKLIKQNSIKIIRTHQYHANLYGRIAGLLAKVPCIVASVHNVYTIDKKIHRRIINHFLARYTDRIVAVSKAVMHDILIYDRISHDKLCVIYNGIEMRSFINIHGNIRDELRIPKNIPLIGTVGRLTPQKGHKFLLDAIKKLKFKFPEIKLLIVGDGPLKNELKKYVQTLNIDDKVIFLGLRRDIPNFLSSIDIFVLPSLWEGLSNALIEAMASGKPVIVTDISPIKEIINSEELGVLIPPENSDAIADALELLLKNKTRSEASGNAAKEKAFSSFTIENTIQQYTSLFENILKSKNVLNNS, encoded by the coding sequence ATGGAACCGCTAAAGATTCTTCATGTTATTCCTAAACTGACTATCGGGGGAGTTGAAAATCAGCTTCTGATGGTCCTGAAAAATTATAATAAAAATATTTATTTCCCAATCGTCTGTTGTCTTTCAGACAAGGGTGATCTTGGTGCTGAAATCGAATCTTATGGAGTCAAACTCATCTGTCTTAACAAGCTAAAACACACATTCGACTGGACTATCATAAGGGATATCTATAAATTAATAAAACAGAATTCCATAAAAATAATTCGCACACATCAGTATCACGCAAATTTATATGGAAGGATTGCAGGGCTTCTGGCGAAGGTTCCCTGTATAGTAGCCTCAGTACACAATGTATATACTATTGATAAAAAAATACATAGAAGAATTATAAATCATTTTCTGGCACGCTATACTGACAGGATAGTGGCTGTTTCAAAGGCAGTTATGCATGATATCCTCATATATGATCGTATCTCTCATGACAAGTTATGTGTAATTTACAATGGAATTGAAATGAGAAGTTTTATAAATATACATGGCAATATCAGGGATGAACTCAGAATTCCTAAAAATATACCTTTAATAGGTACTGTTGGAAGGCTCACACCACAGAAAGGCCATAAATTTCTACTTGATGCTATCAAAAAATTAAAATTCAAATTTCCCGAAATAAAACTTTTAATTGTTGGAGATGGTCCGTTGAAAAATGAACTTAAGAAATACGTGCAAACACTTAATATTGATGACAAAGTTATTTTTTTAGGCTTACGAAGGGATATCCCGAATTTTCTTTCATCAATAGATATTTTTGTGCTGCCTTCATTGTGGGAGGGTTTGAGCAATGCATTAATTGAAGCAATGGCGTCAGGAAAACCTGTAATCGTTACTGATATCTCACCAATAAAAGAGATAATTAATTCTGAAGAATTAGGGGTACTTATACCTCCTGAGAATAGTGACGCCATTGCTGATGCTCTGGAACTCTTACTAAAAAACAAGACTCGTTCAGAAGCATCTGGCAATGCTGCAAAAGAAAAAGCATTCTCATCATTTACGATTGAAAATACGATACAACAGTATACATCCTTATTTGAAAATATTCTCAAAAGCAAAAATGTATTGAACAATAGCTAA
- a CDS encoding sulfotransferase domain-containing protein — protein MIVNWNITDELKEYKNADIIFLSIGKSGRTWLRVMINKYLSLHYNLPFGLNDFSMLNSDIPSISYSHEAWMHFSEATWLQRAAGKYIIPDKILSKKRIILHARDPRDVVVSLYYHKTKRARKRVQCSMNEFIKHRKFGINNIIFVMNLWHRRLKNHPACLLTHYEDFKRNPLSELIRLMEFIGIKNIDIQKIEEAVTFGDFTNMKRMEAQGEFGVSILRPVDVSDPDSFKVRKGEVGGYKQYFQEADLKYLDNALNRLDDYYMYKDKDNKS, from the coding sequence ATGATTGTGAACTGGAACATAACGGATGAATTGAAGGAATACAAAAATGCAGATATCATATTTCTCTCTATAGGGAAAAGTGGAAGGACATGGCTGAGGGTAATGATCAATAAATACCTCTCTTTACATTATAATTTACCTTTTGGATTAAATGATTTTAGTATGCTGAACAGTGATATTCCATCTATAAGTTATAGTCACGAAGCATGGATGCATTTCAGTGAGGCAACGTGGTTGCAGAGAGCTGCTGGAAAATACATAATACCGGATAAGATCCTGTCAAAAAAAAGAATTATATTGCATGCACGTGATCCCAGGGATGTGGTTGTTTCACTTTACTATCATAAGACAAAAAGGGCGAGAAAAAGGGTGCAATGTTCAATGAATGAATTTATAAAACATAGAAAGTTTGGCATTAATAATATTATCTTTGTAATGAACTTATGGCACAGGAGATTGAAAAATCATCCAGCTTGCTTGTTAACGCATTATGAGGATTTCAAACGGAATCCATTATCTGAATTGATCCGGCTGATGGAATTCATCGGTATAAAAAATATTGACATACAGAAGATAGAAGAAGCTGTTACTTTTGGAGACTTTACGAATATGAAAAGAATGGAAGCTCAGGGAGAATTTGGGGTTTCGATCCTTCGTCCAGTTGATGTATCCGACCCTGATTCTTTCAAGGTAAGAAAAGGAGAAGTTGGAGGATATAAGCAATATTTCCAGGAAGCTGATCTTAAATATCTTGATAATGCTCTTAATAGACTTGATGATTATTACATGTATAAAGATAAAGATAATAAATCATAA
- a CDS encoding sulfotransferase, translated as MDNKNTFLKNKKEDHTMMPVFIGGCGRSGTTLMGAILGTHTECICTPESQFKVDMYHFVKQSRNPDFMDVLNRITKLRRFRFWGFDIDQKSFQSENISTYSELLLWIVKRYAEKAGKRNPRIWVDHTPANIRHSKIIFELFPDARLIHLVRDGRAVAASMIPLDWGPNTIDNAAKFWKKKILLGLEAESKWQEKVIRVRYEDFIHDTEKILKYICSFLNIDFQPAMIKGTDFRVPIYSSQQHALIGKEPDIRRVNAWERTLKPRQIEIFESISGEILKTLGYSLKYGDNAQKMTYFEKIQSVLYEIYRKNIINKFAHWIRIKKGLGRQKIYL; from the coding sequence GTGGATAATAAAAATACTTTTTTAAAAAATAAAAAAGAAGACCATACGATGATGCCTGTATTTATCGGTGGATGCGGGCGTAGCGGGACAACACTTATGGGTGCCATACTCGGGACTCATACTGAGTGCATATGTACTCCTGAGTCACAGTTCAAGGTTGATATGTACCATTTTGTTAAGCAATCCAGAAATCCTGATTTTATGGATGTATTGAACAGAATAACAAAACTCCGTCGTTTCAGGTTCTGGGGTTTTGATATTGATCAGAAATCATTCCAATCTGAAAATATTTCGACATATTCCGAACTGCTTTTATGGATTGTAAAGAGATATGCGGAAAAGGCTGGGAAGAGGAATCCAAGAATCTGGGTTGACCACACACCTGCAAATATCAGACATTCAAAGATAATTTTTGAACTCTTTCCTGATGCAAGACTTATACATCTCGTAAGGGATGGAAGAGCGGTTGCTGCATCAATGATTCCTCTGGATTGGGGCCCAAATACAATTGATAATGCTGCAAAATTCTGGAAGAAAAAAATACTTCTTGGTCTTGAAGCAGAGAGTAAATGGCAAGAAAAAGTTATTCGTGTGAGATATGAAGATTTTATTCATGATACTGAAAAAATTCTGAAATACATCTGTTCTTTTCTTAATATTGACTTTCAACCTGCAATGATTAAAGGAACGGATTTCAGGGTTCCAATTTACTCATCACAGCAACATGCCCTGATTGGTAAAGAACCGGATATAAGACGTGTCAATGCTTGGGAAAGAACATTAAAACCCCGCCAGATAGAAATTTTTGAGAGTATAAGCGGTGAGATACTGAAAACACTTGGGTATTCTTTGAAATATGGAGATAATGCACAAAAGATGACATATTTCGAAAAAATACAATCAGTTCTATATGAAATTTATAGAAAGAATATTATCAATAAATTTGCTCACTGGATAAGAATAAAAAAAGGTCTGGGGAGGCAAAAAATATATTTGTGA
- a CDS encoding O-antigen ligase family protein, giving the protein MNRRYEIIENIIEIGAYLLFIFLFLSKGEGVRNVLLFLNFFLWLITIKYRKNLSNLYSPVALLFWGYMISILISIFVSIDRNYSLTELDDDFLKSLLFFPVISTVLSDEKRLKRFLFISFFTLILIVSVGFYSYLKYDLPCMMAKTSLKYALHNRFARDLNTLLPFSFVLLLIARKTATKIFIIIMIFATIFAIIMSASRGGAAAFIITILIWLLYSLHKKLFRLKPFLAGIALSFIVLGIISYFYIPDVQKRIQQTKYDVFTINKRLNAWAPLLEAVKDRPIFGWGYGIEIFRTDKPFEQTPYKVSPYKNDPDVRDPHNAFLGTLFHQGIVGFILYLTMLVLAIKTFWGNGISNEGLNSYILISCVSILVGTYVIHALLEVLKFRYLALIIGIGIATQNVKK; this is encoded by the coding sequence GTGAACAGAAGATATGAAATTATAGAAAACATAATAGAGATAGGAGCATATCTTTTATTTATTTTTTTATTTTTGAGTAAAGGAGAAGGTGTCAGGAATGTTCTTCTATTTTTAAACTTCTTTCTATGGCTTATAACAATCAAATACAGAAAAAATTTAAGCAATCTATACAGTCCTGTTGCCCTGTTATTCTGGGGCTACATGATAAGTATTCTTATTTCGATCTTTGTTTCGATCGATAGAAATTATTCATTAACAGAACTTGATGATGACTTTTTGAAATCGCTTTTATTTTTCCCTGTCATCTCAACAGTGCTCTCTGACGAAAAAAGATTAAAGAGATTTTTATTTATTTCATTTTTTACATTAATCCTGATTGTTTCAGTTGGTTTTTATAGCTACTTGAAATATGACCTGCCATGTATGATGGCAAAAACATCCCTTAAGTATGCCCTGCATAACAGATTTGCAAGAGATTTAAACACGCTCCTGCCTTTTTCCTTTGTGCTTCTTCTGATTGCAAGAAAGACAGCCACAAAGATATTTATAATCATCATGATATTTGCAACAATCTTTGCAATTATCATGAGTGCATCAAGAGGAGGCGCTGCAGCTTTTATAATCACAATTTTAATCTGGTTATTATATAGTTTACATAAAAAGCTTTTTCGATTAAAGCCTTTCTTAGCAGGTATAGCACTTTCTTTTATAGTTTTGGGTATCATTTCCTATTTTTATATTCCTGATGTGCAGAAGCGTATTCAGCAAACAAAGTATGATGTATTTACCATAAATAAGAGATTGAACGCATGGGCACCACTTTTAGAAGCAGTAAAAGATCGTCCTATTTTCGGATGGGGATATGGAATCGAAATCTTCAGAACGGATAAACCTTTCGAACAGACACCCTACAAAGTATCTCCATATAAAAATGACCCTGATGTGAGAGACCCCCACAATGCCTTCTTGGGCACGCTTTTTCACCAGGGAATTGTTGGATTTATTTTATATCTTACTATGCTTGTTCTTGCGATTAAAACGTTCTGGGGTAATGGAATCAGTAATGAAGGTCTGAATAGTTATATCCTTATTTCCTGTGTCAGTATTTTGGTAGGGACTTATGTTATACACGCATTATTAGAGGTGTTAAAATTCAGATACCTTGCCCTTATCATAGGAATCGGTATCGCAACACAGAATGTGAAAAAGTAA
- a CDS encoding glycosyltransferase family 4 protein, producing the protein MKIAIVRKKYIFHGGSESFSDFMIRELSEQGHEIHIFTLKWEISERLNNVFIHKIPALTFNSFFRDFTFAISSFFSLKLKRKEIDIIQSHDKTLYQDIYRAGDGCHIEWLKQRWKRTGITGKFSIILNPYHWLILILERIIFQGRRYKKIIAISELVKKNILTHYHIPESDIEVIYNGVDLIRFHPQNRDFFRQEIREKHGISESDFVILFVGSGFERKGLRFLLKAVEIIPERVTVLIAGRGSEKIYNLKEKKQNIIFCGPQKDIHKYYAAADIFVFPTIYEPFGNVHLEALASGLPVITTNQSGAAEIIENNVHGFVIPSPEDFIAIAERIIFLIKNPEQRESIGFNARKQAEEYSYERFMNKILKLYENLAEEK; encoded by the coding sequence ATGAAAATTGCAATAGTAAGAAAAAAGTATATTTTTCATGGAGGGTCAGAGAGCTTTTCAGATTTTATGATAAGAGAACTATCTGAACAGGGACACGAAATACATATTTTTACGCTCAAGTGGGAAATATCAGAAAGATTGAATAATGTCTTTATTCATAAAATACCTGCATTAACATTTAATTCTTTTTTTAGAGATTTCACATTTGCTATATCTTCCTTTTTCTCTTTAAAACTCAAGAGAAAAGAGATTGATATTATTCAAAGCCATGACAAAACTCTTTATCAAGATATCTATCGTGCAGGTGATGGCTGTCATATCGAATGGTTAAAACAACGCTGGAAGAGGACAGGTATAACAGGGAAGTTCTCGATTATTCTTAATCCATATCACTGGCTTATTCTGATATTGGAAAGAATAATCTTTCAAGGCCGAAGGTATAAAAAGATTATAGCAATATCAGAACTCGTGAAAAAGAATATCCTTACTCATTACCATATCCCTGAAAGTGACATAGAGGTAATTTATAATGGTGTTGATCTTATAAGGTTTCACCCCCAAAATAGAGATTTTTTTCGTCAAGAAATCAGAGAGAAGCATGGTATATCGGAAAGTGACTTTGTGATATTATTTGTTGGTTCAGGTTTTGAGAGAAAAGGACTCAGGTTTCTTTTAAAAGCTGTTGAGATTATTCCAGAACGAGTTACTGTTCTTATAGCGGGTAGAGGATCTGAAAAAATATATAATTTAAAAGAGAAAAAACAAAATATTATTTTTTGTGGTCCTCAAAAAGATATTCACAAATATTATGCTGCTGCTGATATATTTGTTTTCCCGACTATCTATGAGCCTTTTGGGAATGTGCACCTTGAGGCACTTGCATCAGGACTACCTGTTATTACAACAAATCAAAGCGGTGCTGCTGAGATAATTGAAAACAATGTTCATGGTTTTGTCATTCCTTCTCCTGAGGATTTCATAGCTATCGCAGAAAGAATAATATTTCTTATAAAAAATCCTGAACAGCGGGAATCCATAGGTTTTAATGCAAGGAAACAGGCTGAGGAATACTCTTATGAAAGATTCATGAATAAAATTTTAAAATTATATGAAAATCTTGCTGAAGAGAAATAA
- a CDS encoding glycosyltransferase family 2 protein — protein MLPISVAIITKNEEKNIRAALESIRNGTEIIIVDAFSKDRTVEICREYTNKIYQQEWQGYAKQKQMAIEFAERQWVFILDSDERFTTALWDEIQGIIKNGNTYSGFYVPRKNIFLGKWIKHGGWWPDYTLRLFLKEKATIQERKVHEKVIVEGKIGYLRNHIEHYSYRTISDYLKKMDIYSTLSAEELQKKNIKPCLFNLITHPVATFLKMFFLKFGFLDGKQGLILAILYSQYTFLKYLRLWEMSHQNNTQIQ, from the coding sequence ATGCTGCCGATTTCTGTTGCAATAATTACAAAAAATGAAGAGAAAAATATTAGAGCAGCACTTGAGAGTATAAGAAATGGGACTGAAATTATAATTGTTGATGCATTCAGTAAAGACAGGACCGTCGAGATATGCAGAGAATATACGAATAAGATATACCAGCAAGAATGGCAGGGGTATGCAAAGCAGAAACAAATGGCAATTGAATTTGCTGAAAGACAGTGGGTTTTTATTCTTGATTCTGACGAGCGATTTACCACTGCCCTATGGGATGAGATTCAGGGAATTATAAAAAATGGAAACACTTATAGTGGATTTTATGTGCCAAGAAAAAATATTTTTCTTGGGAAATGGATAAAACATGGAGGTTGGTGGCCTGATTATACCCTCAGACTTTTTCTAAAGGAAAAAGCAACAATACAAGAGCGAAAAGTTCATGAAAAAGTCATTGTTGAGGGAAAGATTGGATATTTAAGAAATCATATAGAACATTATTCATACAGAACGATTTCAGATTATCTCAAAAAGATGGATATATATTCAACCCTTTCTGCTGAAGAGCTTCAGAAGAAAAACATTAAACCTTGTTTATTTAACCTGATTACACATCCTGTAGCAACTTTTTTAAAAATGTTTTTTCTAAAATTCGGATTCCTCGATGGCAAACAAGGATTAATACTCGCCATTTTATACAGCCAGTATACTTTTCTTAAATATCTTAGGCTCTGGGAAATGTCACATCAAAATAATACCCAAATACAGTAA